The Motacilla alba alba isolate MOTALB_02 chromosome 14, Motacilla_alba_V1.0_pri, whole genome shotgun sequence genome includes a region encoding these proteins:
- the RBBP6 gene encoding E3 ubiquitin-protein ligase RBBP6 isoform X7, whose amino-acid sequence MMTQSGHEYDPVNYMKKPVGPPPPSYTCFRCGKPGHYIKNCPTNGDKNFESVPRIKKSTGIPRSFMMEVKDPNTKGAMLTNTGKYAIPTIDAEAYAIGKKEKPPFLPEEPSSSSEEDDPIPDELLCLICKDIMTDAVVIPCCGNSYCDECIRTALLESEEHTCPTCHQTDVSPDALIANKFLRQAVNNFKNETGYTKRLRKIQQQQQQQQQQQLPPPPPPPLMRQTITRTLQPLMRPAMARQQDPLMIPLASLASRSALSSLGPGPSMAAGLPVNPSSVVVSDLPPAVSLSLRGEKPDGPFRDADAVLPPALMTAAELSKSSPLSISSLLEEKGYQVPVLRQPAIPSLLGPQGQSIPTTGHPMRAGALRRPGWELSNRGRPHSDRAQRTQAPSLPASAPVFVPVPPPPLYPPPPHALPLPPGVPPPQFPPQFPPGQPPSAGYTVPPPGYPPAPANMSSAWVPTAVPAAHSNTIPTTQAPPLSREEFYREQRRLKEEEKKKSKLDEFTNDFAKELMEYKKIQKERRRSFSRSKSPYSASSYSRSSYTYSKSRSGSSRSRSYSRSFSRSHSRSYSRSPPYQRRGKGKSRNYRSRSRSHGYHRSRSRSPPYRRYHSRSRSPVFRGQSPTKRTVPQGEAEREYFNRYREVPPYDMKAYYGRSVDFRDPFEKERYREWERNYREWYEKFYKGYAVGAQPRPPVSRENFSPERFGPPGTRRENSPYARGRREEYAAGQSHRNRNVAGNYPEKPGRESHGIKDPTKSKEKEVENPLGDGKGNKHKKHRKRRKGDENEGFPNVELLEGARKPREPVPAEDAKTDSLFMLPSRDDATPVRDEPMEADSIAFKPVSEKEKKEKDKPKAKVEKTKRKVEVASAPKKDSVAKPAKTSQEKADPDREKSPRTEPPVKKVKEELPKTDSVKSSSSQKDEKALGTPRKAHPKVTKDHPETRPAKEEKAKKEHPKEAKAEKPSSKEEKSKKPAEKSKLSDAKLEKRKRKAEEKADKEHEATSAKAYKPETAELKTSPKGKAEPEGEKGERTPEKDKAAFLNNPSKKIKLNRETGKKIVSGENVPPGKEGVEKPEPSSSKVKAEKTKGKARRKVTAADGASSTLVDYTSTSSTGGSPVRKPEEKPDTKRTVIKTLEEYNNDITAPAEDVIIMIQVPQSKWDKDDFESEEEDIKSTTQVPPSVGKPASVIKPVSAKAANPLKHTEKETEPLEKIQKAAKEASYESTQHDAKSSKSSVSSEKGKTKDRDHSLSDKDSSEKRKSSVQPEKEHSERTADQGNGKTVSQSSKDSRSSEKHESGRGSAAKDFTPNRDKKSDHDGSREHSSSKRRDEKSESARRKDSPSRIRDSTAAQKSKPREERVEAPKKGPAEAKRSSYSPPRERKPAEHKAAHDPKRPAEEHKPPDKNAGKEKEKEKEKEKHVPEVKSNKEKEAGGNKPPVKQDSPEVKAEKESVAGQGDKGAAKPKPPASSSAARLSSDLTRETDEAAFVPDYNESDSESNVSAKDEEAAGKTPKEAKEKAGDKAKEEAAAPAPAEQPEAGRSQSQSSPSVSRSRSHSPSESQTRSHSSSASSGESQDSKKKKKKKEKKKHKKHKKHKKHKKHVGNETELEKSQKHKHKKKKSKKSKDKEKDDQKVKSVTT is encoded by the exons atGATGACACAGTCTGGCCATGAATATGATCCAGTCAA TTACATGAAGAAACCCGTGGGGCCACCTCCACCCTCCTACACCTGTTTTCGCTGTGGCAAACCTGGGCACTACATAAAGAACTGTCCAACGAACGGG GACAAAAATTTTGAGTCTGTTCccagaattaaaaaaagcacaggaattCCAAGAAGTTTTATGATGGAGGTGAAGGACCCCAACACAAAGGGTGCCATGCTGACCAACACTGGGAAATATGCAATTCCAACCATAGATGC GGAAGCTTATGCTATAGGAAAGAAGGAGAAGCCTCCCTTCCTACCTGAGGagccatcctcctcctcagaaGAGGATGATCCTATTCCAGATGAGCTGTTGTGTCTCATTTGTAAGGATATAATGACGGATGCGGTTGTTATTCCCTGCTGTGGAAACAGTTACTGTGATGAAT GTATTagaacagcactgctggagtCTGAGGAACACACATGCCCTACCTGCCATCAGACAGATGTTTCTCCTGATGCTTTAATTGCCAACAAGTTTCTGCGCCAG GCTGTCAACAACTTCAAAAATGAAACCGGTTACACAAAAAGGCTGCGTAagattcagcagcagcagcagcaacagcagcagcagcagctgccgccgccaccgccgccgcccCTGATGCGGCAGACGATCACGCGCACCCTGCAGCCGCTGATGCGGCCGGCCATGGCCCGCCAGCAGGACCCGCTCATGATCCCGCTGGCCTCCCTGGCCTCCCGCTCCGCCCTCTCCTCCCTGGGCCCCGGGCCGTCCatggcagctgggctgcccgTCAACCCCTCTTCGGTGGTTGTCTCCGATCTCCCTCCAGCCGTGTCCCTCTCTCTCCGTGGGGAAAAGCCGGATGGACCTTTTCG GGATGCCGATGCTGTTTTGCCTCCTGCTCTGATGACTGCTGCTGAGCTTTCCAAATCTTCCCCTTTGTCAATCAGCAGTTTGTTGGAAGAGAAg GGCTATCAGGTTCCTGTGCTGAGACAACCAGCGATACCAAGTCTTCTGGGCCCTCAAGGACAATCAATACCTACAACTG GTCATCCAATGAGAGCTGGTGCACTTcgcaggccaggctgggagct TTCAAATCGAGGACGCCCGCACAGTGACCGTGCCCAAAGGACTCAGGCCCCATCACTGCCAGCATCAGCACCAGTCTTTGTGCCTGTGCCTCCACCTCCCTTGTATCCTCCACCACCCCatgctcttcctcttcctccgGGGGTACCACCACCACAGTTTCCTCCTCAGTTTCCACCTGGGCAGCCTCCATCCGCTGGGTACACTGTCCCCCCTCCCGGAtatcccccagctcctgcaaacATGTCATCAGCTTGGGTCCCAACAGCAGTGCCAGCGGCTCATTCAAACACCATCCCAACGACACAAGCACCTCCTCTCTCTAGGGAGGAGTTTTACAGAGAGCAACGGAGGCTTAAAGAGGA ggaaaagaaaaagtccaAACTTGATGAGTTTACAAATGATTTTGCTAAGGAATTGATGGAATATAAAAAGATTCAAAAGGAGCGTAGGCGTTCGTTTTCCAG gTCCAAGTCTCCCTATAGCGCTTCATCTTACTCTAGAAGCTCATACACCTACTCCAAGTCGCGCTCAGGTTCGTCGCGCTCCCGCTCCTACTCGCGCTCCTTCAGCCGCTCCCACTCCCGCTCCTACTCGCGGTCGCCGCCCTATCAGAGACGAGGCAAAGGGAAGAGCCGGAACTACCGCTCGCGCTCGCGCTCCCACGGCTATCaccgctcccgctcccgctcgcCCCCCTACAGGCGCTACCACTCCCGCTCCAGGTCTCCGGTGTTCCGGGGCCAGTCCCCCACCAAACGGACGGTGCCGCAGGGCGAGGCCGAGCGCGAGTACTTCAACCGCTACCGAGAGGTGCCCCCGTACGACATGAAGGCTTACTACGGCCGCTCGGTGGACTTCAGAGACCCCTTTGAGAAGGAGAGATACAGAGAGTGGGAGAGGAACTACAGAGAGTGGTACGAGAAGTTTTACAAGGGCTATGCCGTGGGCGCTCAGCCGCGGCCTCCGGTGAGCAGAGAGAACTTCTCTCCAGAACGGTTCGGCCCACCTGGGACCAGACGAGAGAATTCGCCGTATGCTCGGGGACGGAGGGAGGAGTatgctgctgggcagagccacagGAATCGTAATGTAGCTGGAAACTACCCTGAAAAGCCCGGGAGAGAGAGCCATGGCATCAAAGATCCTACAAAATCAAAAGAGAAGGAGGTGGAAAATCCACTGGGAGATGGCAAAGGCAATAAGCATAAAAAACACcggaagagaagaaaaggggaTGAGAATGAAGGATTTCCCAACGTCGAGCTGTTAGAAGGGGCAAGAAAACCAAGAGAGCCAGTTCCAGCAGAAGATGCTAAAACAGACTCTCTGTTCATGCTGCCAAGCAGGGATGATGCCACCCCTGTAAGGGATGAGCCCATGGAAGCGGATTCCATTGCTTTCAAGCCGGTgtctgaaaaggagaaaaaagagaaggataaGCCAAAAGCAAAGGTTGAGAAAACAAAGCGGAAAGTAGAAGTGGCATCTGCTCCCAAGAAAGACAGCGTAGCAAAACCAGCTAAAACTTCCCAGGAAAAGGCGGACCCCGATCGCGAAAAATCTCCTCGAACAGAACCTCCTGTGAAAAAAGTCAAGGAAGAGCTGCCAAAGACAGACAGTGTTAAATCCTCTTCCTCTCAGAAGGATGAGAAGGCTCTTGGTACACCACGGAAGGCTCATCCCAAAGTGACGAAGGATCACCCAGAAACCAGACCAGCCAAGGAGgagaaggcaaagaaagaaCATCCTAAGGAAGCCAAGGCAGAGAAGCCCTCCAGCAAGGAGGAGAAGTCAAAGAAACCTGCTGAGAAAAGCAAACTTTCTGATGCCAAacttgagaaaaggaaaagaaaagcagaggaaaaggctgaTAAAGAACATGAGGCCACTTCTGCAAAGGCCTATAAACCTGAAACTGCAGAATTGAAAACATCACCCAAGGGGAAGGCTGAGCCCGAGGGGGAGAAAGGAGAGCGGACGCCGGAAAAGgataaagctgcttttcttaACAACCCGTCCAAAAAGATTAAACTTAACcgagaaactggaaaaaagatTGTGAGTGGAGAAAACGTGCCACCTGGAAAAGAAGGTGTGGAGAAacctgagcccagcagcagcaaagttaAAGCGGAAAagacaaagggaaaagcaaggagGAAAGTGACGGCAGCTGATGGCGCTAGCTCGACTCTTGTGGATTACACCAG CACGAGTTCCACTGGGGGAAGCCCTGTCAGGAAGCCTGAGGAGAAGCCAGACACCAAACGAACTGTCATTAAGACCCTGGAGGAGTATAACAATGACATAACAGCCCCTGCTGAGGATGTCATTATCATGATCCAGGTCCCTCAGTCCAAGTGGGATAAAGATGACTTTGAGTCTGAAGAGGAAGACATCAAATCCACCACCCAGGTGCCCCCAAGTGTAGGAAAACCCGCCAGTGTTATCAAACCTGTGAGTGCAAAGGCAGCAAACCCCCTCAAACACACTGAAAAGGAGACAGAGCCTctggagaaaatacagaaagctgcaaaagaGGCAAGTTATGAAAGCACCCAACATGATGCCAAGAGTTCAAAAAGTTCCGTGTCGAGTGAAAAAGGTAAAACCAAAGACCGGGATCATTCTTTGTCAGACAAGGACAGTTCtgagaagaggaagagcagtGTTCAGCCAGAAAAAGAGCACTCGGAACGCACAGCTGAccaaggaaatggaaaaactgTATCTCAGTCTTCTAAAGACAGCAGATCTTCAGAGAAGCATGAGAGTGGCCGTGGCTCCGCTGCGAAGGACTTCACTCCCAACCGAGACAAGAAGTCTGACCAcgatggcagcagggagcatTCGAGTTCCAAGCGCAGAGACGAGAAGAGTGAGTCGGCACGGAGGAAAGACTCCCCATCCCGGATCAGAgactccacagcagcacagaagagcAAACCCAGAGAGGAGCGCGTGGAGGCGCCCAAAAAGGGCCCCGCGGAGGCCAAGAGGAGCAGCTACAGCCCCCCGCGGGAGCGCAAGCCCGCCGAGCACAAAGCTGCGCACGACCCCAAGCGCCCCGCTGAGGAGCACAAACCCCCAGATAAAAACGCGggcaaagagaaggagaaagagaaggagaaggagaagcacGTACCAGAAGTCAAGAGCAATAAGGAGAAAGAGGCAGGTGGGAATAAGCCACCGGTGAAGCAGGACTCGCCAGAAGTTAAAGCGGAGAAGGAGAGCGTGGCGGGCCAGGGCGACAAAGGCGCGGCGAAGCCAAAGCCGCCGGCGAGCAGCAGCGCCGCGCGCCTCTCGTCCGACCTCACCCGCGAGACCGACGAGGCCGCCTTCGTGCCAGACTACAACGAGAGCGACAGCGAGAGCAACGTGTCTGCAAAGGACGAGGAGGCTGCCGGGAAAACCCCCAAAGAGGCCAAGGAGAAGGCTGGGGATAAGGCGaaggaggaggcggcggccccggctccCGCCGAGCAGCCGGAGGCGGGCaggagccagagccagagcagccccagcgtCAGCCGCAGCCGCAGCCACAGCCCCTCCGAGAGCCAGACGCggagccacagcagcagtgccagctcaggggagagccaggacagcaagaaaaagaaaaagaagaaagagaagaagaagcaCAAGAAGCACAAGAAACATAAGAAGCATAAGAAACACGTgggaaatgaaacagaattgGAAAAGAGccaaaaacacaaacacaagaagaaaaaatcgaagaaaagcaaagataaaGAGAAAGACGACCAAAAAGTGAAATCTGTCACGACATAA
- the RBBP6 gene encoding E3 ubiquitin-protein ligase RBBP6 isoform X6, whose protein sequence is MSCVHYKFSSKLNYDTVTFDGLHISLSDLKRQIMGREKLKAADCDLQITNAQTKEEYTDDSALIPKNSSVIVRRIPIGGVKATSKTYVIYMKKPVGPPPPSYTCFRCGKPGHYIKNCPTNGDKNFESVPRIKKSTGIPRSFMMEVKDPNTKGAMLTNTGKYAIPTIDAEAYAIGKKEKPPFLPEEPSSSSEEDDPIPDELLCLICKDIMTDAVVIPCCGNSYCDECIRTALLESEEHTCPTCHQTDVSPDALIANKFLRQAVNNFKNETGYTKRLRKIQQQQQQQQQQQLPPPPPPPLMRQTITRTLQPLMRPAMARQQDPLMIPLASLASRSALSSLGPGPSMAAGLPVNPSSVVVSDLPPAVSLSLRGEKPDGPFRDADAVLPPALMTAAELSKSSPLSISSLLEEKGYQVPVLRQPAIPSLLGPQGQSIPTTGHPMRAGALRRPGWELSNRGRPHSDRAQRTQAPSLPASAPVFVPVPPPPLYPPPPHALPLPPGVPPPQFPPQFPPGQPPSAGYTVPPPGYPPAPANMSSAWVPTAVPAAHSNTIPTTQAPPLSREEFYREQRRLKEEEKKKSKLDEFTNDFAKELMEYKKIQKERRRSFSRSKSPYSASSYSRSSYTYSKSRSGSSRSRSYSRSFSRSHSRSYSRSPPYQRRGKGKSRNYRSRSRSHGYHRSRSRSPPYRRYHSRSRSPVFRGQSPTKRTVPQGEAEREYFNRYREVPPYDMKAYYGRSVDFRDPFEKERYREWERNYREWYEKFYKGYAVGAQPRPPVSRENFSPERFGPPGTRRENSPYARGRREEYAAGQSHRNRNVAGNYPEKPGRESHGIKDPTKSKEKEVENPLGDGKGNKHKKHRKRRKGDENEGFPNVELLEGARKPREPVPAEDAKTDSLFMLPSRDDATPVRDEPMEADSIAFKPVSEKEKKEKDKPKAKVEKTKRKVEVASAPKKDSVAKPAKTSQEKADPDREKSPRTEPPVKKVKEELPKTDSVKSSSSQKDEKALGTPRKAHPKVTKDHPETRPAKEEKAKKEHPKEAKAEKPSSKEEKSKKPAEKSKLSDAKLEKRKRKAEEKADKEHEATSAKAYKPETAELKTSPKGKAEPEGEKGERTPEKDKAAFLNNPSKKIKLNRETGKKIVSGENVPPGKEGVEKPEPSSSKVKAEKTKGKARRKVTAADGASSTLVDYTSTSSTGGSPVRKPEEKPDTKRTVIKTLEEYNNDITAPAEDVIIMIQVPQSKWDKDDFESEEEDIKSTTQVPPSVGKPASVIKPVSAKAANPLKHTEKETEPLEKIQKAAKEASYESTQHDAKSSKSSVSSEKGKTKDRDHSLSDKDSSEKRKSSVQPEKEHSERTADQGNGKTVSQSSKDSRSSEKHESGRGSAAKDFTPNRDKKSDHDGSREHSSSKRRDEKSESARRKDSPSRIRDSTAAQKSKPREERVEAPKKGPAEAKRSSYSPPRERKPAEHKAAHDPKRPAEEHKPPDKNAGKEKEKEKEKEKHVPEVKSNKEKEAGGNKPPVKQDSPEVKAEKESVAGQGDKGAAKPKPPASSSAARLSSDLTRETDEAAFVPDYNESDSESNVSAKDEEAAGKTPKEAKEKAGDKAKEEAAAPAPAEQPEAGRSQSQSSPSVSRSRSHSPSESQTRSHSSSASSGESQDSKKKKKKKEKKKHKKHKKHKKHKKHVGNETELEKSQKHKHKKKKSKKSKDKEKDDQKVKSVTT, encoded by the exons TTACATGAAGAAACCCGTGGGGCCACCTCCACCCTCCTACACCTGTTTTCGCTGTGGCAAACCTGGGCACTACATAAAGAACTGTCCAACGAACGGG GACAAAAATTTTGAGTCTGTTCccagaattaaaaaaagcacaggaattCCAAGAAGTTTTATGATGGAGGTGAAGGACCCCAACACAAAGGGTGCCATGCTGACCAACACTGGGAAATATGCAATTCCAACCATAGATGC GGAAGCTTATGCTATAGGAAAGAAGGAGAAGCCTCCCTTCCTACCTGAGGagccatcctcctcctcagaaGAGGATGATCCTATTCCAGATGAGCTGTTGTGTCTCATTTGTAAGGATATAATGACGGATGCGGTTGTTATTCCCTGCTGTGGAAACAGTTACTGTGATGAAT GTATTagaacagcactgctggagtCTGAGGAACACACATGCCCTACCTGCCATCAGACAGATGTTTCTCCTGATGCTTTAATTGCCAACAAGTTTCTGCGCCAG GCTGTCAACAACTTCAAAAATGAAACCGGTTACACAAAAAGGCTGCGTAagattcagcagcagcagcagcaacagcagcagcagcagctgccgccgccaccgccgccgcccCTGATGCGGCAGACGATCACGCGCACCCTGCAGCCGCTGATGCGGCCGGCCATGGCCCGCCAGCAGGACCCGCTCATGATCCCGCTGGCCTCCCTGGCCTCCCGCTCCGCCCTCTCCTCCCTGGGCCCCGGGCCGTCCatggcagctgggctgcccgTCAACCCCTCTTCGGTGGTTGTCTCCGATCTCCCTCCAGCCGTGTCCCTCTCTCTCCGTGGGGAAAAGCCGGATGGACCTTTTCG GGATGCCGATGCTGTTTTGCCTCCTGCTCTGATGACTGCTGCTGAGCTTTCCAAATCTTCCCCTTTGTCAATCAGCAGTTTGTTGGAAGAGAAg GGCTATCAGGTTCCTGTGCTGAGACAACCAGCGATACCAAGTCTTCTGGGCCCTCAAGGACAATCAATACCTACAACTG GTCATCCAATGAGAGCTGGTGCACTTcgcaggccaggctgggagct TTCAAATCGAGGACGCCCGCACAGTGACCGTGCCCAAAGGACTCAGGCCCCATCACTGCCAGCATCAGCACCAGTCTTTGTGCCTGTGCCTCCACCTCCCTTGTATCCTCCACCACCCCatgctcttcctcttcctccgGGGGTACCACCACCACAGTTTCCTCCTCAGTTTCCACCTGGGCAGCCTCCATCCGCTGGGTACACTGTCCCCCCTCCCGGAtatcccccagctcctgcaaacATGTCATCAGCTTGGGTCCCAACAGCAGTGCCAGCGGCTCATTCAAACACCATCCCAACGACACAAGCACCTCCTCTCTCTAGGGAGGAGTTTTACAGAGAGCAACGGAGGCTTAAAGAGGA ggaaaagaaaaagtccaAACTTGATGAGTTTACAAATGATTTTGCTAAGGAATTGATGGAATATAAAAAGATTCAAAAGGAGCGTAGGCGTTCGTTTTCCAG gTCCAAGTCTCCCTATAGCGCTTCATCTTACTCTAGAAGCTCATACACCTACTCCAAGTCGCGCTCAGGTTCGTCGCGCTCCCGCTCCTACTCGCGCTCCTTCAGCCGCTCCCACTCCCGCTCCTACTCGCGGTCGCCGCCCTATCAGAGACGAGGCAAAGGGAAGAGCCGGAACTACCGCTCGCGCTCGCGCTCCCACGGCTATCaccgctcccgctcccgctcgcCCCCCTACAGGCGCTACCACTCCCGCTCCAGGTCTCCGGTGTTCCGGGGCCAGTCCCCCACCAAACGGACGGTGCCGCAGGGCGAGGCCGAGCGCGAGTACTTCAACCGCTACCGAGAGGTGCCCCCGTACGACATGAAGGCTTACTACGGCCGCTCGGTGGACTTCAGAGACCCCTTTGAGAAGGAGAGATACAGAGAGTGGGAGAGGAACTACAGAGAGTGGTACGAGAAGTTTTACAAGGGCTATGCCGTGGGCGCTCAGCCGCGGCCTCCGGTGAGCAGAGAGAACTTCTCTCCAGAACGGTTCGGCCCACCTGGGACCAGACGAGAGAATTCGCCGTATGCTCGGGGACGGAGGGAGGAGTatgctgctgggcagagccacagGAATCGTAATGTAGCTGGAAACTACCCTGAAAAGCCCGGGAGAGAGAGCCATGGCATCAAAGATCCTACAAAATCAAAAGAGAAGGAGGTGGAAAATCCACTGGGAGATGGCAAAGGCAATAAGCATAAAAAACACcggaagagaagaaaaggggaTGAGAATGAAGGATTTCCCAACGTCGAGCTGTTAGAAGGGGCAAGAAAACCAAGAGAGCCAGTTCCAGCAGAAGATGCTAAAACAGACTCTCTGTTCATGCTGCCAAGCAGGGATGATGCCACCCCTGTAAGGGATGAGCCCATGGAAGCGGATTCCATTGCTTTCAAGCCGGTgtctgaaaaggagaaaaaagagaaggataaGCCAAAAGCAAAGGTTGAGAAAACAAAGCGGAAAGTAGAAGTGGCATCTGCTCCCAAGAAAGACAGCGTAGCAAAACCAGCTAAAACTTCCCAGGAAAAGGCGGACCCCGATCGCGAAAAATCTCCTCGAACAGAACCTCCTGTGAAAAAAGTCAAGGAAGAGCTGCCAAAGACAGACAGTGTTAAATCCTCTTCCTCTCAGAAGGATGAGAAGGCTCTTGGTACACCACGGAAGGCTCATCCCAAAGTGACGAAGGATCACCCAGAAACCAGACCAGCCAAGGAGgagaaggcaaagaaagaaCATCCTAAGGAAGCCAAGGCAGAGAAGCCCTCCAGCAAGGAGGAGAAGTCAAAGAAACCTGCTGAGAAAAGCAAACTTTCTGATGCCAAacttgagaaaaggaaaagaaaagcagaggaaaaggctgaTAAAGAACATGAGGCCACTTCTGCAAAGGCCTATAAACCTGAAACTGCAGAATTGAAAACATCACCCAAGGGGAAGGCTGAGCCCGAGGGGGAGAAAGGAGAGCGGACGCCGGAAAAGgataaagctgcttttcttaACAACCCGTCCAAAAAGATTAAACTTAACcgagaaactggaaaaaagatTGTGAGTGGAGAAAACGTGCCACCTGGAAAAGAAGGTGTGGAGAAacctgagcccagcagcagcaaagttaAAGCGGAAAagacaaagggaaaagcaaggagGAAAGTGACGGCAGCTGATGGCGCTAGCTCGACTCTTGTGGATTACACCAG CACGAGTTCCACTGGGGGAAGCCCTGTCAGGAAGCCTGAGGAGAAGCCAGACACCAAACGAACTGTCATTAAGACCCTGGAGGAGTATAACAATGACATAACAGCCCCTGCTGAGGATGTCATTATCATGATCCAGGTCCCTCAGTCCAAGTGGGATAAAGATGACTTTGAGTCTGAAGAGGAAGACATCAAATCCACCACCCAGGTGCCCCCAAGTGTAGGAAAACCCGCCAGTGTTATCAAACCTGTGAGTGCAAAGGCAGCAAACCCCCTCAAACACACTGAAAAGGAGACAGAGCCTctggagaaaatacagaaagctgcaaaagaGGCAAGTTATGAAAGCACCCAACATGATGCCAAGAGTTCAAAAAGTTCCGTGTCGAGTGAAAAAGGTAAAACCAAAGACCGGGATCATTCTTTGTCAGACAAGGACAGTTCtgagaagaggaagagcagtGTTCAGCCAGAAAAAGAGCACTCGGAACGCACAGCTGAccaaggaaatggaaaaactgTATCTCAGTCTTCTAAAGACAGCAGATCTTCAGAGAAGCATGAGAGTGGCCGTGGCTCCGCTGCGAAGGACTTCACTCCCAACCGAGACAAGAAGTCTGACCAcgatggcagcagggagcatTCGAGTTCCAAGCGCAGAGACGAGAAGAGTGAGTCGGCACGGAGGAAAGACTCCCCATCCCGGATCAGAgactccacagcagcacagaagagcAAACCCAGAGAGGAGCGCGTGGAGGCGCCCAAAAAGGGCCCCGCGGAGGCCAAGAGGAGCAGCTACAGCCCCCCGCGGGAGCGCAAGCCCGCCGAGCACAAAGCTGCGCACGACCCCAAGCGCCCCGCTGAGGAGCACAAACCCCCAGATAAAAACGCGggcaaagagaaggagaaagagaaggagaaggagaagcacGTACCAGAAGTCAAGAGCAATAAGGAGAAAGAGGCAGGTGGGAATAAGCCACCGGTGAAGCAGGACTCGCCAGAAGTTAAAGCGGAGAAGGAGAGCGTGGCGGGCCAGGGCGACAAAGGCGCGGCGAAGCCAAAGCCGCCGGCGAGCAGCAGCGCCGCGCGCCTCTCGTCCGACCTCACCCGCGAGACCGACGAGGCCGCCTTCGTGCCAGACTACAACGAGAGCGACAGCGAGAGCAACGTGTCTGCAAAGGACGAGGAGGCTGCCGGGAAAACCCCCAAAGAGGCCAAGGAGAAGGCTGGGGATAAGGCGaaggaggaggcggcggccccggctccCGCCGAGCAGCCGGAGGCGGGCaggagccagagccagagcagccccagcgtCAGCCGCAGCCGCAGCCACAGCCCCTCCGAGAGCCAGACGCggagccacagcagcagtgccagctcaggggagagccaggacagcaagaaaaagaaaaagaagaaagagaagaagaagcaCAAGAAGCACAAGAAACATAAGAAGCATAAGAAACACGTgggaaatgaaacagaattgGAAAAGAGccaaaaacacaaacacaagaagaaaaaatcgaagaaaagcaaagataaaGAGAAAGACGACCAAAAAGTGAAATCTGTCACGACATAA